The segment TTGGCTAAGGAAAAAACAGAGACTAACGCCATCAACCCCGCACTATCGAGGAATTCCACACTACGCATATTGATCAAGAAGCTAGACTGTTCACATGAAATCACTGCTTGAGTGAGTTCTCTTTGAAAATTTTCGACGTTAGCGGCGGTGATATATCCGCTAGGTTCTAAAATCGCTAGGTCAAGATCGATAAAATGACTCCTCATCATGACGATGTACCCTCTTTTTCAAAGCAATATTGATAAATCATGTACTCAAATTATAGTCAGTTATTCCTTTAAGGCAATGTTTGAGAACTATCTTTTTTTTAGATTAACCGTAGAGGTTATCCTTTAAGAGGATGTTAAGGAATAGTTAATTAGGTTAACTGGTCCTTATGTTAATGTATCCTCTATAAAAAATAGGGAAAAAAGAGCGTTTTTTCCTTCAAGACCTCTCTTAAACCTAAGCTTAAGATAAAACAGTCGAGAATCTTAGGTTAATGCCCTAAAGGGTTAGGTATGGTCTAGCATTTTAGATCAATTTTGCCTAAACAAGACTAATCAAATTACTCAAATGCTTAAAAAAGACAAAATAGCTAGGATCTCCGATAGCTGCACCATAGGAGTAGCTGCTTATCTTTGGAGATGAGTAATTATATGTTTTTATCTTAATACTGTAACTTAAAATTTTCTAATGTCAAGGGTTGAGTCAATAAGACTGAGTTATCTCGGGTAAGATCATTATCGTTAGGGGTAATAATCGAGAAAATCTCATTTTTGACTTTGGACTGGGAACTTATTTTAAGTCAAGGTTGTCTACGCTTGCTGACTGTTTAAGCTAAATGGGTTGAAAATACTTACTGTATTTGAAGTTTTATATCTTTTCTCAACTAGAAGTCATGGGTCAAATCAAAGAGAATCCCCCAATCAAAATTCTCAACCAAGTTGATTAATTGTTGGGATAATTTCTTGTTTTCTTCAGGAATTTCTTCAACGAGTTTCATGACGATTAGGTCATCTAAAGCAGTCACAGCTTCGTGTAATTGAGTTATCTATTCCTTTAACATAACTTGCAAATCATGCGGGTTTAATTGAGGCATTTCTAATAATTTTTCATGATTGCTATCAAGAATATCATCTTCAAGGTGAGTTTCTACACGCGCTAACAGTTCAGGAATGTGAAACGGTTTGGTAATATAATCTACACCCCCTGCGGCAAGTCCTTCTACCTTATCAACTGTGGTATTAAGTGCACTCAAGAAAATAACGGGAATATCGGCTGTTTGTTCATCTGCTTTTAATTGCTTGCAGATTTCGTAGCCATCAGCGTCAGGGAGTTTAATATCAAGTAAAATTAAATCAGGTTTTGCTGCTTTAGCCCCCCTTAATGCCATTGCCCCTCTCGTACAAGAACGCACGGTATAGCCTTGATGAATTAACGTATCTCTAACCAGACGGAGATTAGCGGCAACATCATCAACAATGAGAATATTCCCCCTAATGCTGGGTTTGGATTCATGATTTTGATCTAACATCAACAATGGACTCCCTTAAATCTCAAAGGGAGCTATACGTCACGAAAGGTTAAGGGGAACTTGAGTATTATTAAATTTTAGCAGATTGAAGGGATTACTAACTTTTTTGGGAATCCCAGTCACAGCAATGATCAAATCTAGTTAAAATCCTTTAAACCCTTCCCTGTTCCCTGTTGCCTTGCAATATAACTAAACCCTAAATATCCAATAAATTTTGTTAACGGATAGATCCTCTGCATTTGCCCCATCTCCCCCTGAGAAATGTCACAATAAAAACTAAAAATAAAACGTAAGGTGGAGACGAATATGGTTGCAACTCCGATCAAAACAGAAAAACGCTTAACAATACAAACGGCTGATATTGTTCAAGATACTACCACTATTCGTTCGTTAGACTGGGATAGGGATCGCTTTGATATCGAATTTGGTTTACAAAATGGGACGACTTATAATTCCTATATCATCCGAGGGGATAAAATTGCTCTCGTGGATACGTCCCATGCTAAATTCCGCCAATTATACCTAGATACCTTAACGGGGTTAATTGATCCTAAGACCATTGATTATTTAGTTATTAGCCATACTGAACCCGATCATAGTGGATTAGTTAAAGATATTTTAGCTTTGGCTCCCCAAGTAACCGTAGTCGGGTCTAAAGTAGCCATTCAATTCCTAGAAGGGTTTGTTCATCAATCCTTTGAACGGATTTTAGTCAAAAGTGGGGAAACCTTAGACCTAGGGAAAGGTCACGTTTTAGAGTTTGTTAGTGCTCCGAACTTACACTGGCCGGACACCATTTTAACCTACGATCGCGGAACCCAGACCCTCTTTACCTGCGATGTCTTTGGGATGCACTATTGTTCCGATCATCTCTATGATGAGTATTTAGACGCGATCGCCCCGGATTATCATTTCTATTATGAATGTTTAATGGCTCCGAATGCCCGTTCGGTACTCTCGGCGATGAAACGCATGGATACGTTAGGGGAAATTACCACCATTGCCAACGGTCATGGACCTCTATTGCGTTACAATGTCCATGAGTTGGTGGAACGCTATCGGACTTGGAGCGAAGAACAAAGCAAGGCCGAGAAAACCGTCGCGGTGTTCTATGTTTCTGACTATGGATACAGCGATCGCCTTTCCCAAGCGATCGCCAAGGGGATCACTAAAACAGGGGTTGCCGTGGAAATGGTAGACTTAAAATCCGCCGATCCCCAGGAAATTAACGAAATTGTCAGCAGTTCTGCGGGTATTGTCTTGGGAATGCCTCCGTTGGAAGGAACCTATAATCAACAAACGACGGGAAATGTGGGGACGATCCTAGCGGTTGCTAAAGATAAGCAGTATGTGGGGTTATTTGAGTCCTACGGTGGGAATGATGAACCCATTGACCCCCTCTTAACTAAGTTTCGGGAAGCGGGGTTAAATCAAGGATTTACCGCTATTCGAGTTAAAGAGACTCCCACCGAGGCCATCTATCAACTGTGTGAAGAGGCCGGGACAGACTTGGGACAAGCATTAACCCTCGATCGCAAGGTCAAGCAACGCAAATCCTTAGATAGTGATTTGGATAAGGCGATCGGGCGCATTAGTGGGGGTTTATACATCCTAACCGCCACTAAAGGCGATATCAAGGGGGCGATGTTGGCTTCTTGGGTGACACAAGCGAGTTTTGACCCCCCGGGGTTTACGGTTTCGGTGGCCAAAGATCGGGCGATCGAGTCTTTAATGCAGGTGGGAGATACCTTTGTTTTAAACATTCTTGAAGAAGGAAAATATCAACCTTTAATGAAACATTTCCTCAAACGATTTGCCCCGGGTTCTGATCGGTTTGAAGGGGTTAATACCCAAATTGCTAATAATGGATCGCCCATTTTAACCGATGCTTTAGCTTATTTAGAATGCGAAGTTGTCAGTCGGATGGAGTGTAATGATCATTGGGTTGTTTACAGTAAAGTGACTAATGGACGAGTATCAAACCCCGATGGACTAACCGCAGTTCATCACCGCAAGGTAGGCAATTATTATTAACCCTAATTGGCTCTAAGGTATTGGCTCTAAGGTGGGCATTGCCCACCCTAGGGTATAATGAAGAGAGATAATTTTTTATTTTGGAGTCATTATGCCTGATATACCTATTAAAATTATTGGTCATGAAAATGAAAGCTTAACCTATACTAATGCGATTGTTTTGTATGATGAAGGAGGCAGTATTATTTTAAATTTTTGCTTAATTGATAGACTCTCAGAGGTTGTCCAAGACTTGTTTGAGAATGACGATAAAGACAAAGAAAATACGGTTCAAGAAGTGTCATCTGTTGGCAGATTTGTTATAAGTTATTCAACGGCTTATGACTTACTCAGAAACCTCGAAGAAATTTTACAAGAAAGTCAAGAAGAAGACAATGAAGATAGTAACTAACCCTTTTTATAAGTCTGATAAAATCAAGCAATTCTATTGTATTAGTTCGGTTAAAAGTTCAGCTTCTAATATCCTTGAAACTCAAAAAAGACGTAATATAGTAGGCAATAGTTCAAATTTTAAGGAGTTAGGAAAGTATCAAAGTAATCAAGGTAAGATTAATTCTTCAATGAAAAGAGTCCCTGATTTATTTCCAAATTCAATCATAATCAGTGAAGATTTTGATGAACCTTTACCTGATGAGTTTTGGTTAGGAGAAGAATGAAACTACTCCTTGATACCCATGCCTTTATTTGGTGGGATAGCAACTCATCTAATTTATCTAAAAAAGCCTTAGCATTATGTAGCGATCGCAATAATATACTTTTATTAAGTCTTGTTAGTGTTTGGGAAATACAAATCAAATCAAAACTCGGTAAACTGACGTTAAATCAATCATTATTAACCATGATAGAAAATCAACAAAAGGTTAATAATGTCAAAATTTTACCTATCAAACTAGATGCTATTTTAAAATTAGAAACTTTAACCGTTTATCATAAAGATCCTTTTGATCATTTATTAATTGTTCAAGCAATGCTAGAAAATGCAACTTTACTAAGTAAAGATTCTAAATTTAGTGATTATCCAGTTAACGTAGAATGGTAATTTTCAAAATGAAAAAAGAATGCTATATAAGTCCTGTAGGGGCGCGTTTACCTATGATCCTAGTTAGAAGCATAAACTGTTTTAAAAACCCGTCCCTACGCCTGACCTTATTTGTAGCAAACCTAAACGCGGTTTCATATTATTAAGCAACTTGGGATTCTAACAAGATAATTAATTGTTTAATTCCCTTGTGTAAATGACGAGTGACTGTCATAGGACTCATGCCAATTCGTTTAGCAGCTTCTTTACGAGGTAATTCCTTAATAAAGACGCATTCAATGGCTTCTTTGGTTTTGTCTTCAAGCTGACTCATCGCCCGTTGTAATTGTAATCGATCTTCCTCTTGACTTTGCTTAGCTTGATAGCGATGATCAGGCAAAGTTTCGCCAAAACTAACGGTCGAATCGGTGTTTTGATTGATAGTAGAATCGAGACTAACTAACATCCGATTTTGTAAAGCCAGTTCGCATTCATGCCATTCTTCTAAAGAAACCTGTAAAGCATCAGCTAATTCCTGATCCTTGGGAGTTCGTCCCAAGCTAGTCGTCAACTGTTTGCGAACTTTTTTGCCTTTGTTATACAGTTCTTGCCAACGACGAGGAATCCGCATCACACTCCCTTTATCCCGCAGATAGTGCAGCATTTCTCCGCGAATATAGGGAATGGCAAAGGAACTGAAGGCACAACCTTGATGGGGATTAAAACGTTCAATCGCATTAATCAATCCTAAGTAGCCGATTTGTTCTAAATCTTCATAGGGTTCTGTACATTGGTTGCTAATGCGATGGGCAACCTGGCGAACTAATCCCGTATGAAGTTCAACCAGTTGATTACGCAAGGCAAGAGAAGGATTACGAGAATAAGTGATTAACAGTTCCATCCCCTGTGCGTTATTATACTTAGTTTTCATGAGTCCTAACTCCTTGCTTGGGTGCATAGCTGGCAAGATAATTGAGTCAATATCACTTATCTTTTCTTTCCTTATTCTCTGTCTCAGAACAATTTCGGACTATCGGCATTACACGGAAATCTTGGAGACTTTTTTGGACTCACTCTGGGTAAATACGCACATTCGATCTATCTTACTTTACCAATGGTGAATTTTTAGTCAAGGACGGGGACAAAGACTCAGAAAATGTGCCCTAAACAATGGAGGGATTTCTTAGAGTAGGGTGAGATTCGGTATTCCTTACTAGCTAATGACCCTCAATTTCAGCTATAAAACGTAAGTAATTCCTCAAACAAGTAGAAGGTATCCTATGAGCAATAGCAGCAACTTTCGTCAAGCCATCAGTGAGGTTAGGGGACAATCCTTAATTGGTTCTAATGTCATCGCTAATGCCCTTCCCTATCTCGGTGGTGGGTTAGTCCTCACCGCAGTCGGTACCTACGGGGGGTTAGGGGTGATTCAATCCCATCCCAACCTGTTTTTTCCGACCTTTATCGGGGCAATGATTGCCCAGTTAGTCCTGTTCTTTGTTGCGCGTAATGTTGCGGAAAATGGCAATAATACCACAGCATTCCCCTTACTTGCCCTCTACAGTTTACTGTCGGGCTATACCCTAAGTGGCCTGGTTTTTGTTGCCCTAGGAACCCAAGGAGTGGGGCTGCAAGGGTTGGCGATCGCGGCCGGTGGCTGTGGGATCGCTTTCATCGCTGGTCGTAGCATTGGCTCTAATTTATCAGACACCGATGGTATGGCCTTAACCAAAACGGTATCCCTAGGAATCATTGCTCTGTTTGTGGTGATGATGGCTCAATTAGTCTTTTCTCTGTTTGGGGTTTATAGCCCCACTTGGCTAGAAATTGCCATTTCTGGACTGGGAGTCTTCCTCTTTGCTGGAGCAGCCGTTGTTGATTTTTATATTATTCCCCGTACCTATCGAGATGAGCAGTACCTCTCGGCAGCTTTATCGATGTATTTAAC is part of the Rippkaea orientalis PCC 8801 genome and harbors:
- a CDS encoding STAS domain-containing protein, which gives rise to MMRSHFIDLDLAILEPSGYITAANVENFQRELTQAVISCEQSSFLINMRSVEFLDSAGLMALVSVFSLAKSLGKRFSLCSLVPSVRMIFELTQLDKAFEIFEDRRQYEASLPQRLAA
- a CDS encoding response regulator gives rise to the protein MLDQNHESKPSIRGNILIVDDVAANLRLVRDTLIHQGYTVRSCTRGAMALRGAKAAKPDLILLDIKLPDADGYEICKQLKADEQTADIPVIFLSALNTTVDKVEGLAAGGVDYITKPFHIPELLARVETHLEDDILDSNHEKLLEMPQLNPHDLQVMLKE
- a CDS encoding diflavin flavoprotein, whose product is MVATPIKTEKRLTIQTADIVQDTTTIRSLDWDRDRFDIEFGLQNGTTYNSYIIRGDKIALVDTSHAKFRQLYLDTLTGLIDPKTIDYLVISHTEPDHSGLVKDILALAPQVTVVGSKVAIQFLEGFVHQSFERILVKSGETLDLGKGHVLEFVSAPNLHWPDTILTYDRGTQTLFTCDVFGMHYCSDHLYDEYLDAIAPDYHFYYECLMAPNARSVLSAMKRMDTLGEITTIANGHGPLLRYNVHELVERYRTWSEEQSKAEKTVAVFYVSDYGYSDRLSQAIAKGITKTGVAVEMVDLKSADPQEINEIVSSSAGIVLGMPPLEGTYNQQTTGNVGTILAVAKDKQYVGLFESYGGNDEPIDPLLTKFREAGLNQGFTAIRVKETPTEAIYQLCEEAGTDLGQALTLDRKVKQRKSLDSDLDKAIGRISGGLYILTATKGDIKGAMLASWVTQASFDPPGFTVSVAKDRAIESLMQVGDTFVLNILEEGKYQPLMKHFLKRFAPGSDRFEGVNTQIANNGSPILTDALAYLECEVVSRMECNDHWVVYSKVTNGRVSNPDGLTAVHHRKVGNYY
- a CDS encoding type II toxin-antitoxin system VapC family toxin, translated to MKLLLDTHAFIWWDSNSSNLSKKALALCSDRNNILLLSLVSVWEIQIKSKLGKLTLNQSLLTMIENQQKVNNVKILPIKLDAILKLETLTVYHKDPFDHLLIVQAMLENATLLSKDSKFSDYPVNVEW
- a CDS encoding RNA polymerase sigma factor SigF, with translation MKTKYNNAQGMELLITYSRNPSLALRNQLVELHTGLVRQVAHRISNQCTEPYEDLEQIGYLGLINAIERFNPHQGCAFSSFAIPYIRGEMLHYLRDKGSVMRIPRRWQELYNKGKKVRKQLTTSLGRTPKDQELADALQVSLEEWHECELALQNRMLVSLDSTINQNTDSTVSFGETLPDHRYQAKQSQEEDRLQLQRAMSQLEDKTKEAIECVFIKELPRKEAAKRIGMSPMTVTRHLHKGIKQLIILLESQVA
- a CDS encoding Bax inhibitor-1/YccA family protein → MSNSSNFRQAISEVRGQSLIGSNVIANALPYLGGGLVLTAVGTYGGLGVIQSHPNLFFPTFIGAMIAQLVLFFVARNVAENGNNTTAFPLLALYSLLSGYTLSGLVFVALGTQGVGLQGLAIAAGGCGIAFIAGRSIGSNLSDTDGMALTKTVSLGIIALFVVMMAQLVFSLFGVYSPTWLEIAISGLGVFLFAGAAVVDFYIIPRTYRDEQYLSAALSMYLTYINLFIFILRLLIAINSRD